In a single window of the Amia ocellicauda isolate fAmiCal2 chromosome 20, fAmiCal2.hap1, whole genome shotgun sequence genome:
- the LOC136716159 gene encoding serine/threonine-protein kinase N2-like — MQEFEQLEKEIEDLEEFEDLEKLLELPQPDLTGQFHCCLEDFKCVTVLGRGAFGKVLLAESRRTTQRFALKAIQKRGVVDSQDVASLMCERSVLQTVSSVHHPFLVNFYGSFQTEEHLVFIMEYVAGGDLTLDGEAITEPRAVFSAACVVLGVDFLHRHNIAHRDLKLPNLLMDRRGFVKIADFGLCKENMGAGDRTSSFCGTPDFLAPEVLSEESYTRAVDWWALGVLLFEMMVGECPFTGANERDLYESIVNDPVPFPQHLSNEAVSVMTRLMSKNPAWRLGAGERGAQEVMQHAFFRSVDWPGLEAQRVTPPFVPNVREHKDVGDELTSEAPVLSLGSRVLSPEEQDLFQEFDFVADWY; from the coding sequence ATGCAGGAGTTTGAGCagctggagaaggagattgaagaCCTGGAGGAGTTTGAAGATCTGGAGAAGCTTCTCGAACTCCCACAGCCAGATCTGACGGGGCAATTTCATTGTTGTCTGGAGGATTTCAAATGTGTCACTGTTCTAGGGCGCGGCGCATTTGGAAAGGTGCTGCTTGCGGAGTCGAGAAGAACCACCCAAAGATTTGCCCTCAAGGCCATTCAAAAAagaggggttgttgacagtcaAGATGTTGCAAGCCTCATGTGTGAGAGGAGCGTCTTGCAGACTGTGAGCAGCGTGCACCACCCTTTCTTGGTGAACTTCTACGGCTCCTTCCAGACTGAGGAGCACTTGGTCTTCATCATGGAGTACGTCGCAGGGGGAGACCTCACGCTGGACGGAGAAGCGATCACAGAGCCCCGGGCTGTATTCAGTGCTGCTTGTGTGGTGCTGGGGGTGGATTTCCTGCACAGGCACAATATCGCACACAGGGATCTGAAGCTGCCCAACCTGCTGATGGACAGACGAGGCTTCGTGAAGATTGCGGACTTCGGTCTGTGCAAGGAAAATATGGGTGCAGGTGACCGGACAAGTTCGTTCTGCGGGACTCCTGACTTCCTCGCTCCAGAAGTCCTGTCGGAGGAGTCCTACACCCGTGCAGTTGATTGGTGGGCACTGGGGGTCCTGCTCTTTGAGATGATGGTGGGCGAGTGTCCTTTTACCGGAGCCAATGAGCGGGATCTGTACGAGAGTATCGTGAATGATCCAGTGCCATTCCCCCAGCACCTGTCAAACGAAGCAGTCTCCGTCATGACTAGGCTGATGAGCAAGAATCCTGCTTGGCGGCTCGGGGCCGGAGAGCGAGGCGCCCAAGAAGTGATGCAGCACGCCTTCTTCAGGAGCGTGGACTGGCCTGGGCTGGAGGCACAGAGGGTAACGCCTCCATTTGTGCCCAACGTCAGAGAGCACAAGGATGTGGGCGATGAATTAACATCCGAAGCCCCAGTCCTCAGTCTTGGCTCCAGGGTCCTCAGCCCGGAGGAGCAGGACTTGTTCCAGGAGTTTGACTTCGTCGCGGACTGGTATTAA